The genome window tttatgctatacctaccaccttgtggatttacctttttgtcttggaggattacctttgttcttgtggaattccttttgaggttgtggagttacatgttttcctgaaggacttcacttttttacttcattaaatacactgtctcaagtactgccgtgtctgcctcatcttctgggttctgccgactattcgtggctcagttggttaagtgactgtttctcactccggagacccgggttcgtaaccgggtcctgacacattAAATTAGAAATACTTGTTCATTTACGCTCGCTTTTAAACACCAATAACTGAAGGTCTGGCTGGTGTTTCACCCGCCACGGATGATTAGATAGATAGAGCAGATACCAACACAGACCCTCTGACCAACAGCAGCtagacagaggagaacagagcagaggaagaGACTGGACAGATATGGCATTTGTGTCTGTAAGGATGTGTGATGTAAagtatgagtgtgtgagtgttgtACATAAAAATCTGATGAGTTACAATCTCATCTTCACCAACAGTCCTGCTCGCTATTGGCTGGCAGGTGTAGACAGAGCTGTCCGTCTCTCCCTGGCCCTTCCCAGTGGGCGGGGTGTTACGTGCGCACATGTCTCTTGTCCTCAAACAGGGCACGGATGAGGTAGACCTGCACTCCCGTCACCAGCATCATCACCAGCATGTTGGTCATGGACCACATGTTGACCCGGTCGTAGTTGGATTCCTGGAGGTTGCGATCGCGAGCCTCGAACGCTTTGAGCACAGTCTGTATTTGAAGGCTCTTCCCCAGCCGGGCTTTAACACTGTTAatggtgtcctggagagcagagagagatagtagtTTGGGTTATTGTAATAGTCATAGAACCATCCTGGAACTAGTATTAAGCAATATACTGAGAAGAGAAAGTAGACTGGACTTCAGGACCAAGCAGATTATAGATGTTACCTAGAGAGGTCCTAAGGGACCAAGGCAACAGGACAGGGTGGAGAAGTGGTGGGGGCATGTAAACAAGGCTGACAAGTCAGTGAGTCCTCTCAAGGGGCCACAGCTGTACTTTACACTTCCtgcctctgactgtgtgtgtgtactgatacTGGGGGGGGTCTGGAAGAAAGATCAAACCATTCTGCTCTCAGGTACGTGTGCGTTGTTGTGACATTGATGGCTGTGTTGCTCAATCTTTCTTACCTTCTGCTGTTGTGTTGGCAGCGTGTGTGAGCTGGGTCAAAGTGACACAACCTTTGTGGTTGCGTACTCTAAGATGACGTGTAGTAATTCCAGGCATCTCTACCTCAGAGtagtgttgtcacgataccagaaCTTTGACACCaataccaggtttagtatcacgatactcgataccatcacAATTCTCGAATACCAAAATGACATCAAAACAATACCAAGGGAAAAGAAGAAGGCCTATTAGCCAATGTCACAGAATGGCACTTGGATCTTCTGAGTtcaatatcattacatttgaAAATGTCCATTTACAAAATCTATACATTAATGAATCAATTAGACAATCAATCAACTACATAACATCATAATGGTAATAATTTATTTGTATGGTCTATTAATAAACTGGGTTAATCAAGATGTAGcctagttctcccacttaaaaagatgagaggcctgtaagtttcatcatagatacacttcaactatgacagacaaaatgagaagaaaaatccagaaaatcacattgtaggatttttaatgaatttatttgcaaattatggtggaaaagtggtggataagagcgtctgctaaatgacttaaatgtaaaatgttaaatGAGATGAAGTGAATGAATAAAGTTTTTGGTGACAATCGGCAAAACAATATTTTGCATTAGGGTCACATATTATCACAAAAAAAGGAACTAGGGTAGTGAATTGATGTTAGCTTGAGCTGTAAGCTAGCAAGGAAAGTTAGCCTACAAAACTGGAAGCTACCGGGATCTTGCATTGTAAAATGTTCTAGCCTGTAATGAACATTGTTTTGATAACAGTTATTAACAGTTTCAACATCTCTACATGCCGTTTTGCATTAAAACTTCTGTGCAGCATAAGTGGTGATGTAGCTCATTCTCCCAGTGAGTACAGTGGTTCCTCAGCTAGCAATGGGTAAGTGGAGCAGGCACggttagggctgtggcggtcatgacattttgtcatcCGGTTAGTGCCATGCAAAATACTGCTGGTCTCATGATGATTTAACAATAATTAACATAAACaagtttagcatctccaggcctccactAATACAAGCTGCTGATGAGAGCCTTCAGAACATCATATACACCATCACatcaaatccattatttatttaagTCAGGTCTAAAGAAATATGATGAAATATGATGacaatgtatttcagaagaaaatgttatctggctatgctccatgccataggcttgttcattatctggctatgctccatgccataggcttgttcattatctggctatgctccatgccataggcttgttcattatctggctatgctccatgccataggcttgttcattatctggctatgctccatgccataggcttgttcattatctggctatgttccatgccataggcttgttcattatctggctaggcttgttcattatctggctatccatgccataggcttgttcattatctggctatgctccatgccataggcttgttcattatctggctatgctccatgccataggcttgttcattatctggctatgctccatgccataggcttgttcattatctggctatgctccatgccataggcttgttcattatctggctatgctccatgccataggcttgttcattatctggctatgctccatgccataggcttgTTCATTATCTGGCTATGCATCCAGGCTTGTTCATTATCCATAGGCTTGTTcattatctggctatgctccatgccataggcttgttcattatctggctatgctccatgccataggcttgttcattatctggctatgctccatgccataggcttgttcattatctggctatgctccatgccataggcttgttcattatctctgctccatgccataggcttgctccatgccataggcttgttcattatctggctatgctccatgccataggcttgttcattatctggctatgctccatgccataggcttgttcattatctggctatgctccatgccataggcttgTTCATTATGCCTGGCTTGTTCATTATCctatgctccatgccataggcttgttcattatctggctatgctccatgccataggcttgTTCATTAGGCTTGTTGCCATAGGCTTGTTcattatctggctatgctccatgccataggcttgttcattatctggctatgctccatgccataggcttgTTCATTATTATCTGCTTGTTcattatctggctatgctccatgccataggcttgttcattatctggctatgctccatgccataggcttgttcattatctggctatgctccatgccataggcttgttcattatctggctatgctccatgccataggcttgttcattatctggctatgctccatgccataggcttgttcattatcattatcttgttcattatctggctatgctccatgccataggcttgttcattatctggctatgctccatgccataggcttgttcattatctggctatgctccatgccataggcttgttcattatctggctatgctccatgccataggcttgttcattatctggctatgctccatgccataggcttgttcattatctggctatgctccatgccataggcttgttcattatctggcttgttcattatctccatgccataggcttgttcattatctggctatgctccatgccataggcttgTTCATTATCTCTATTCCATGCCTAGGCTTGTTcattatctggctatgctccatgccataggcttgttcattatctggctatgctccatgccataggcttgttcattatctggctatgctccatgccataggcttgttcattatctggctatgctccatgccataggcttgttcattatctggctatgctccatgccaggcttgttcattatctggctatgctccatgccataggcttgttcattatctggctatgctccatgccatgcttgttcattatctggctatgcttgttcattatctggctatgctccatgccataggcttgttcattatctgttcattatctggctatgctccatgccataggcttgttcattatcatgctccatgccataggcttgttcattatctggctatgctccatgccataggcttgttcattatctggctatgctccatgccataggcttgttcattatctggctatgcatgccatgccataggcttgttcattatctggctatgctccatgccataggcttgttcattatctggctatgctccatgccataggcttgttcattatctggctatgctccatgccataggcttgTTCATTATCTAGGCTTAGGCTTGTTcattatctggctatgctccatgccataggcttgTTCATTATCTCTATTCCATGCCATAGGCTTGTTCATTATCtgctccatgccataggcttgttcattatctgctatgctccatgccataggcttgttcatgccataggcttgttcattatctggctatgctccatgccataggcttgttcattatctggctatgctccatgccataggcttgttcattatctggctatgctccatgccataggcttgttcattatctggctatgctccatgccataggcttgttcattatctggctatgctccatgccataggcttgttcattatctggctatgctccataggcttgttcattatctggctatgctccatgccataggcttgttcattatctggctatgctccatgccataggcttgttcattatctggctatgctccatgccataggcttgttcattatctggctatgctccatgccataggcttgttcattatctggctatgctccatgccataggccattatctggctatgctccattaggcttgttcattatctggctatgctccatgccataggcttgttcattatctggctatgctccatgccataggcttgttcattatctggctatgctccatgccataggcttgttcattatctggctatgctccatgccataggcttgttcattatctggctatgctccatgccataggcttgttcattatctggctatgctccatgccataggcttgttcattatctggctatgctccatgccataggcttgttcattatctggctatgctccatgcataggcttgttcattaggcataggcttgttcattatctggctatgctccatgccataggcttgttcattatctggctatgctccatgccataggcttgttcattatctggctatgcatccatgccataggcttgttcattatctggctatgctccatgccataggcttgttcattatctggctatgctccatgccataggcttgttcattatctggctatgctccatgccataggcttgttcattatctggctatgctccatgccataggcttgttcattatctggctatgctccatgccataggcttgttcattatctgctgctccatgccataggcttgttcattatctggctatgctccatgccataggcttgttcattatctggctatgctccatgccataggcttgttcattatctggctatgctccatgccataggcttgttcattatctggctatgctccatgccataggcttgttcatttagccgACATGATATGCATACGTCAAGTGccattatgttatattatatgattttatagtaaTAAGAATATAACtgaacttagctgaataaaatatcaATTATATTTTTCCCATTCCGGAGCGATTGCGCATATGAAGTGACTATGTTGAGCGTATAAGTGCTCATTTAAAACAGGTCCTGTACGCTATATTTAGTTATTTGGTAACTTTAGTTGGTTAATGATACAAATCTCAGAATGtcttaaaaatcaaaacatatatgggctgcatgatgcgactataGACTATTGATGATTTGGGAAAGTCGCAGAAAAAGCTTGCGCTGTGTTCCTTGCCTGAGGCgacacagctgttctctcatcaagtgaccatattttcacccatcaaactattctcaatttaatctcgTCTTTATTAATACGTAAAGTTATTTTCGATTTAGAATGCCCCATTATCAAAAAGGCAGGAACAGGCGCAGGGGGGAAATAAGTCATATGTATGCACTCGAATAGCTGCCGCGCGCTTTCCAGCCGGTTCGTTTTTCAATGATGCTGGGTAGGCTACTCCGGTTTTATAGCGGAGCATGTGCTTAATATGAGCAGCTGAGAAATAAATAAACAACACGTTTTTCACTCCACCCGGTAAGCACTGTTTGAGGAGTATGATCGCTGCGCTACATGTGATATTCcgcccaaactctgtatgccgtgggctctccaaccctgttccttgcAGATACCCAGTGCTTCATTTGGGAAAAATGTGACACATTTTGGAGTATAGGTTTGGCCAATCACTAAAGACATATTACTACAtcttttgtattattttttaatgTTTTTCTGCCATGCATAATATTGTATAACAGCACAATCATAATTCTTCAGGCTTGGCTTCATATATAGGCCTAATCCTATGCATATACATAAACTCTAATATGCTGATGGGTGTTTTGAAAGAATCATCTCCTTAGAAAGCACTGCCCATTTCATTGTGtttggctttgaaacaacatccacgaAGCCCATTTTTTACACTCAGTGGTTAAACGGACATtacagccctgagtaccaggccattagcgacCGAATGGTCGTTAGCAAGTTGTGTACCACCAACACATGTCCAGCGTGCATAAGAAGAGATTACCGTGGCTCAacggtcatgactcatgactgctgGTGTGGCAgcaatacggtcaccgcaacggCCATAGGCACGGTGCTCTCGCGCTGAAAGGGGACATTGGTTGCGACATGATCCTCTCTCAATCAGTAGACGAAATGAGAAACATTTGGCAGAAGTACCCAAAGTAACAAACATTGTAGTACTGAACCGTTGTTTGGGTTCTAGCACTGAGAAATTACAATATTTCAGTATACTGTGCAACACTGGCCCAGAAAGACAGGACAGACACCGATGTCAACAGGCTTCAGACAAGAAAGACCCAGATTCTTCTGCCCTGCTGGTCACACAAACCACTCTACCATTACTAATGgtaatttccatgtaaaaggaccagTGGCGACCAGTCATTCaggcagagccccacctgttttgagccacaCATTTTTTAGCTATTTTGGCATtaatgtgtcacatatcagtttgcaaacaatgtaaaaaaacaacaacaaaaaacataattgatttaataaagccgcatacaaacatggtctcttttttgctgtcttgagtaaggcagctccaaaatacaggtgtttTAGCCTAGTCTAGTGCtccctgtggtggtggggcagccagtggaATATACAAAGTGTATGTCCTCTAGTTGCACCATGATTAGCTCAGTGTCCTGTCACTCGTCGGGACAGTACGTCACCTCCaagcagtggcgattttagcttGTAAATCTTGACGGGGCAACAacaagtgggatgcatgccagcaaacccactacacaacactaaacaatacattcattgcactataccggtgacaaacggtgcccacaatctgttagggtctacataaagatgtcccaacagcagtcccaacactttaccactgctacacctggctttcagcggagccttgtctgacaGCGAAAAAGTTAATTGAGCAATGACGtcgtgtccccatgagtgacagaacactgagccaatcacgacgCAATGCTCCCATTTTCTGCTGGctcgccccaccaccacagaaagcactgagctaggctgaaacacctgcattttggagctgcatcAAGGAaacaaaaaaagagaccatgtttgtatgcagctttattaaatcaattatgttttttgttgttgtttgcaaacgtatatgtgacatgtattaatgtcaaaataacatgtaaaataggcatgcccccccaaaaaaagtatttatatatatccataattatgcatttttgtgtagtacagatcagggaccgaTGGTGAAATTCCGTTaccgggtgtaaatccacttcacttactgtagttcataTTTTTTCAAAGTCAATGTGTCATGTCATAGTTGACACTCCATTATTTTTGCAGAGATCGTTCAATCTTAATTGGGAGCAGATATTTAAGAGGTTTTGGAAAACGTGGACACAAAAAACTGAGGTAGATTATACACGAATTATGtaaccaaactttgcatctgcacagctCTTCCAgttaatgtgtttttgtaaaatgttcagtgtaaattcctaaaagtagtcattgtgcatagagttgtatggtttgttaaactctgttaaactttgaaatcaatggtttttgtttgacatatATTTTAAGTAAAAAATGTGAGTCTGTCTAATTCTGTTACCGTGGAATTGCCCTAATCTGACTAACACATGGATTTTTTTCCAATGGATACCCACAGGGTTTCCTCTTTGACTATCAAGTATCACTTTCTAAGATCTTAAAAGAACATGTGTGAATTCTGTGAAATGTTATGTGCGAAGTCGCACCCCCTCGCATGATGTAATACAGATGCTGCATGAATAAAACGCACCCTCCATGATGCCATACATCTATAGTGTGTGTAAAATCCATGTGAAACAGTTGAAGTAcacacttcaggagaagggtGAAGAATCAGCATGTAGCCTAGATGTAATATAAGCACACCCCCTCACTATGATGTCCTCCAGCTTCATGTCCAACATGTCGGTCCCATGGACGTACTCCTTCCAGTCCTCTGGCTCCTCCCCTTCCTGTTCCATGTTGTCCATGAGAAGCTCGAAGAAGATGATCTTTTCCGACACAGCAGAAAACGAGTTGTCAAAACAAAACATGTAGTCTCCATCCTCCGTCTCTACACTAATGGAAACACACcgggagagagcgtgagagagagcgagcccaACTCCATGTGAGTGTGTATTTCACACttgcgtggtgtgtgtgtcttacgTGTATACTCCGTCTGATTTGCGGTGTTCGCTGTACAGAACGTGTCCAGTAGGAGACGACAGGGAGAAGTCGACATCCAGACCTGCTCCGTCCAACacctgaggacacacacagacaagtgGGATGggtgagagacagaatgataaaaggagagcgagagagagacacacagagtcaaaacaaaactacatcaCCTATTGGCTTGCCTCATCAAATAAAAAGttaattaaaaaaatacattggGAAACAAGCACAGAGCGAAATGCAGTGCTGTGTGGCCCTACCATGGCAAACAAATTCTTGATGATTTATAATTGATGTTGTTACTGATATTGTTAATGAATCATTCCATTTCCAAAGTATGCTTTTGTCGGCTTCCCTGAATGAGACATTAGCTGCCCTAAATGCAAGAAAAGTCCAACTTTCATGGGGCTCTCTAAATTATGCTAATTTAACCACGCAGTGGTAATTATGAAAATAAAAGCTCCCAAATGAAACGAACACACCAATGTaatccgtaggggagttgcaacgatgggacaagactgtaactactaattGGATATCACCAAAAGGGGGTAAAagtgaaaaaaaatgaaaaaaaagaaGACTTTTACCCACTTTTGGTGATATCCaattagtagttacagtcttgtcccatcgttgCAACTCCCCTACAGACCCAaaagaggcgaaggtcgagagccatgcatcctccgaaatatgaccctgccaagctgcactgcttcttgacacactgctcact of Oncorhynchus gorbuscha isolate QuinsamMale2020 ecotype Even-year linkage group LG15, OgorEven_v1.0, whole genome shotgun sequence contains these proteins:
- the LOC123998363 gene encoding transmembrane emp24 domain-containing protein 5-like, which produces MDVARMLLCLFLVLVSEKFLVAAFSQSLVSDFTFTLPAGRKECFFQTMKKDASLEIEYQVLDGAGLDVDFSLSSPTGHVLYSEHRKSDGVYTVETEDGDYMFCFDNSFSAVSEKIIFFELLMDNMEQEGEEPEDWKEYVHGTDMLDMKLEDIIDTINSVKARLGKSLQIQTVLKAFEARDRNLQESNYDRVNMWSMTNMLVMMLVTGVQVYLIRALFEDKRHVRT